From one Triticum aestivum cultivar Chinese Spring chromosome 4B, IWGSC CS RefSeq v2.1, whole genome shotgun sequence genomic stretch:
- the LOC123094323 gene encoding putative UDP-rhamnose:rhamnosyltransferase 1 codes for MDDGSSSSSSPLRVVICPWLAFGHLLPCLDIAERLASRGHRVSFVSTPRNIARLPPVRPAVAPLVDYVALPLPRVDGLPEGAESTNDVPHDKFELLRKAFDGLAAPFSEFLHAACAEGTGKRPDWLIVDSFHHWAAAAAVENKVPCVMLLLGAANVIATWARGVSEHAAAAVGKERSAAEAPSFETERRKLMITQNASGMTVAERYFLTLMRSNLVAIRSCAEWEPESVAALTTLAGKPVVTLGLLPPSPEGGRGISKQDAAVRWLDAQRDKSVVYVALGSEVPLRVEQVHELALGLELSGASFLWALRKPPGMPDAAVLPPGFEERTRGRGLVVTGWVPQISVLAHGAVAAFLTHCGWNSTIEGLLFGQPLIMLPISSDQGPNARLMEGRKVGMQVPRNESDGSFTREDVAATVQAVAMEEDGSRVFTANAKTMQEIVADSACHERCIDGFIQQLRSYKE; via the exons ATGGAcgacggctcctcctcctcctcctcgccgctgcGCGTGGTGATCTGCCCATGGCTCGCCTTCGGCCACCTGCTGCCGTGCCTCGACATCGCTGAGCGCCTGGCGTCGCGCGGCCACCGCGTGTccttcgtctccacgccgcgcaACATCGCGCGCCTCCCGCCGGTCCGGCCGGCCGTGGCGCCGCTCGTCGACTACGTGGCGCTGCCGCTCCCGCGCGTGGACGGCCTCCCGGAGGGCGCCGAGTCGACGAACGACGTCCCGCACGACAAGTTCGAGCTCCTCCGGAAGGCCTTCGACGGCCTGGCCGCGCCCTTCTCCGAGTTCCTGCACGCCGCGTGCGCCGAGGGAACTGGCAAGAGGCCCGACTGGCTCATCGTCGACAGTTTTCACCACTgggccgccgcggccgccgtcgaAAACAAG GTTCCATGTGTGATGCTTCTCCTAGGAGCCGCAAACGTGATCGCCACCTGGGCCAGAGGCGTGTCCGAGCATGCCGCGGCCGCCGTCGGAAAAGAGCGATCGGCAGCCGAAGCGCCAAGCTTCGAGACGGAGAGGAGAAAACTGATGATCACCCAGAACGCATCGGGGATGACGGTAGCCGAGCGATACTTCCTGACGCTCATGCGGAGCAATCTCGTGGCTATCCGGAGCTGCGCCGAGTGGGAGCCCGAGAGCGTCGCTGCCCTCACCACGCTCGCGGGCAAGCCGGTCGTCACTCTCGGCCTCCTCCCACCGTCGCCCGAGGGAGGCCGCGGCATCAGCAAGCAGGACGCCGCCGTGCGCTGGCTCGACGCGCAACGGGACAAGTCGGTAGTCTACGTCGCGTTGGGGAGCGAGGTGCCGCTGCGGGTGGAGCAGGTGCACGAGCTGGCCCTCGGACTGGAGCTCTCCGGGGCGAGCTTCCTCTGGGCTTTGCGGAAGCCGCCCGGCATGCCGGACGCGGCCGTCCTCCCTCCGGGGTTCGAGGAGCGCACGCGTGGCCGCGGCCTCGTGGTCACCGGGTGGGTTCCTCAGATCAGCGTGCTGGCGCACGGCGCTGTGGCCGCGTTCCTGACGCATTGCGGGTGGAACTCGACCATCGAAGGGCTCCTGTTCGGACAACCGCTGATCATGCTGCCCATCTCCAGCGACCAGGGGCCCAACGCGCGGCTCATGGAGGGGAGGAAAGTCGGGATGCAGGTGCCGAGAAACGAGAGCGACGGGTCATTCACCCGTGAAGACGTCGCCGCGACGGTGCAGGCCGTTGCCATGGAGGAAGACGGCAGTAGGGTCTTCACGGCCAACGCCAAGACGATGCAGGAGATCGTGGCCGACAGCGCATGCCATGAGAGGTGCATCGACGGGTTTATTCAGCAGCTCAGATCCTACAAGGAATGA